The segment TCCTTCCTGAGCTCTTGCCTGCTCAATGGTGGATTCTGGGTTTGGAAAAATTAAAGGGAATGGTTCCTCCTCTTAGCAGGGCCCCTGTAGCCTCTCCTTCTGTAGGCGTCTAGCTGCCTCCTAGAAGCCCTGATGCCTAGTGACCACAGCTGACATCAGTGGACTCCCAGGGAGAAGCCTGTGTGCTGGACTTTGCCCAGGGAGGCACACACATGGAAAGAGGCTTCACAAGGGATTGAGCCTGAGGAGGGAAAAGAGGAAGCTGAGTTTGCTTTGAAACTCTCCCTTTCCAGGAGCCTAGAACCAGTGGAATAATGGGTCCTGGGACCTGTTGATCATATTTTCCCTGGACCCAAAAATAGATCATGGGAGAggaggccaagtgcggtggctcacacctgtaatgcccactctttgggaggtggaggctagtGGATCAGGAgtttggtcaggagttcaagaccagcctaaccaacagggtgaaaccctgcctctactaaaaacataaacattagtcgggcatggtggctcatgcctgtaatcccagttactcgagaggctgaggcaagataattgctcgaacctgggaggcggaggtcgcagtaagctgagatagcaccactgcactccagcctgggtgacagagcgaaactctatctaaaaaaaaaaaaaaaaaatcactggggaGGGTTTGCTGTTTGGTTCAAGGCTGGGTGACAATACAGAAAATTGATTATCAGGATgtaggagaagggaggaaggatggaagggagaTGGCCTCAGATCCTCCTGGCCTGGAAGCTGGTGTGAGGAATAATAAAGGTAAAAGCACACTCCATGATTTGAACTTCGACACACATACAAACACGTTTTCTAAGCTTCTTTTTCCCAGATATCTTCCCACACCTCTATGCCCCCCATCATATAGAGAAGACCCAGGGCTGGGAAATCAGGCAGACCTGAGATTAATCCCAACTCTATTACTAACTGcctatgtgaccttaggcaagtcacatgacctctctgagcttcagtttcctcatctgttacctggGGATAATTCTCAAAAGGCAGGTGGGAAAATTGGGTGATAAGGTATGTGTAAAGTACTTGACACATGGTAGGCAATCAAcaaaacctctctctctctctctcacacacacacatacacacacacacacacacgcacacagagaaTATTCACTAAATGGGAGGTCTCTGTAAGTAAGCCACTCAGCCTTCTGCACACCTGCGCCTCCTACAAGCATCCAGCCTCTTGGCTGCATGCTGGAGAAGTGGGAAGTTTTTGCCATCTCCATGTCCTCCTCCTTTGTTTCTCCAACAAGGAGCCTACCTTGCTGCTCTGGGTggaaaaagacaaaaggagaCACCAGGGTGCCTGGCTATCCAGTTACAAGTCCACCCAGATCCAGCACTTAGAAAGCCCTCTCTTGCCTTTCTCCATCCTGAGATTCTGACTCCATTTTGAGTGTTGGTTCTGGAATCAGTTTGCATTCAAGTTGTACTTGAGGGATGGAGGTGAAAAAGTGGGCTCTCCCcacaaaaaaaagatgagttcatgtcctttgcagggacatggatgaagctggaaaccatcattataagcaaactatcacaaggacagaaaaccaaacacttcacgttctcactcataggtgggagttgaacaatgagaacacatggacacagtggggggaacatcacacactggggccggtcagggggtggggggctggaggagggatagcattaggagaaatacctaatgtaaatgatgagttgatgggtgcagcaaaccaacatggcacatgtatacctatgtaacaaacctgcacgttgtgcgcatgtaccctagtacttaaagtataatacaaaataaataaaataaaataaaatgtaaaggtatacctttaaagaaaaacagaaaaagagaaggtgGGCCTTCCCACAGAAGCTCCTGTCCTCAGCAATGAGTGAGGTGAGTGTTCTCAGCCCAGTCTAGGGTGGGGGATAGAGAGTGAGAAAAGGCTGTAGCTAAGAGGGCCACTGGGTAGTTTAGGGCTGGATCTAGGAGCAGACAGAGGACATTCTCTGCATTAGAGGGTCATGGTCCCCTGCAGCTACTGTATTGGAGGGCGTTAAGAGACTGGTTGCAACTCCAGCCTGAAAGGGTTGCCAGGACCCAAAACTGTCAGGGTTTGGGGATAGACTGCCAAATGGCAAGAAAATTTAAAGGAAAGCATTCCTTTCTGCCTGGGACCCctataggattttcttttctttctttctttctttctttctttctttctttctttctttctttctttctttctttctttctttctttctttgtttttgagatggagtctcgctctgtcgcccaggctggagtgcagtggcgcaatctcggctcactgcaagctccgcctcccagattcacgccattctcctgcctcagcctccccagtagctgggactacaggcacccgccaccacgcccggctaattttttttttttttgtatttttagtagagacggggtttcaccatgttagccaggatggtctccatctcctgacctcgtgatccgcccgcctcggcctcccaaagtgctgggattacaggcatgagccactgtgcccggccaggatttTCTAACTCTCCTATGCAAACCAGGCTCCATAGATAACTTTCTCCCTCTATTCATTGTCTCCACCACAGGGTAGAAAGACATACAAGCTAATAGtagggggaaggaggaaaaatTACATGAAGTCTAATCTCAGAAAACTcaagttcaaatcctggttccagCTTTTAATAACTGAGCAATGTCAGGAAAATGGTTAAACCTCCCTAAACctgactttcctcatctgtaaaatgggaacaaacaGGAGTGTAATCAAAATACTTAACAATTGGGAAGGTGTGTGCACCTATGAGCATGAGAATGGACCTGTGAGCTGGACACCAGCTGGCCTTAGAGCCAGAGCCAGGGTCCTGGAAGCCCACATTGTGCCAGGGTCATAAGGAAGCATGAGTAGTTTAGGGAGGGGACTGGAAGAGTGTCCAGGGCAATGTAGGGCTCAGTAAGTGACTGTTTGCCAACTGGCACGGAAGTATTTCCAGATATAAACAACCAGTATAGCCATACTGTACTGGGTGCAAGTCAGACTTAGGGGTAAATCCCTACCTTATTAGCTACTGCATACACGGTTATTTCAACTGGAAGTCTTTCCCCTTCTCGATCCTCCTCACTGGGGGAGGAACTGTGAGCACAGCTAACTGCTTGTTTTCTTCTAGTCTAAGCATTGCTCCTTTTCTGTGGTAGCTCTCTCTGCTGCCTTCACCTACGCAGTCTCCAGCTGGCTCTATGACCAGCACCACGGACAGCTCCCGCTGGCCAGGCcatcccccttcctccttcctccaacCTTCTATCGCCTCTTTCTCCACTTACCCTAATGCAGAAATCCCAAGGTCTGAACAGAATGAGAACACCCCTGAGGAGACAGTACAGTGGAGTGGCTAGGAAAAAGATTCTGGAGCCAAGCAGACTGGAATTTTAATCCCAACACCATCAGCTATCAACTATAtaatcttttccttcatttctataAGAACCAGGTTCCTTATCTGTAAACAGGCAAACCTATAACTGCTACCTCAAAGGTTATGAGGTTTATGGGAGACAAAAGAATTAAGaaacttagcacagtgcctggtccaTTACAGGTTCTGAGTAAATGAAGAAGACTATTATTCTGTGACTTTCCATCTTACTTAATTCCTCAAACGTTTTTCCAGTCCACTTCTGACTAGAGCCATCTCACTGGCTCAGTGTGGCTGGCCTTCCTTAGTGTGGAAGTCAGCCTGGACTCAGGTATGGCAAGAGAGCCCACCTTTGAATGGTCCATGAGATTCTGTGTTTGTtagttatttttgcattttaaaaatttcaagttcattttattatttttctttttaaaattattattattgttaccaaGATAGGGtcttcttctgttgcccaggctggagtacagtggcacaatcatggctcactgcagccttgacctcctgggctcaagcgatcctcctacatCACCCCCTAACCCCCACCCAATCTGCCaccaccagtagctgggactacaggtgcgcaccaccatgccagactaatttttttttttgtacttttgttgtggagatggagtttcgccatgttccccaggctggtcttcaactcctgggctcaagtgatcttcttgtctcggcctctcaaagtgctgggattacaggagtgagccaccgctcctgcgGAGTTAATTTTAGATGTACCAAAGAGTCACGAAAATAGTACAGACAGTTTTCATAAACACTTCTCCCACCTTTCCCTTACATTAACATCTTACATCACCATAgaacaaaaccaggaaattaaccTTGATATGTTGATACACAAACGCTATTAACAAAAGTATGGCATTTAGATTTCTCAAGTTTGTCCATTAGTGTTCTATTCCTTTTCCAGTAGCTAACTGAGGATCCCACTTGGCAGTTAGTTTTCATGCCTACTTAGTATCCTTCACTGTATCCTGAGTCTTTCCTTGCCTTTCATGACTTAACTCTTTTCAAGAATACTGTCAGTTATTTTGTAAAAGGTTCATTCTGGGTTTGTGTCATGATTTCTCATGATTAGAGTGAGGATAACACAGAGGTGATATTACCTTCTCAGAGCACTATATCATAGTGTTGATATGTATTATCAGTGATGCTAACTTGATAACTTGGCTAAAGTGGTATCTGCTGGgattctccactgtaaagttgctatttctctctctttttagatTTTGGTCATCCCCATCTTTTGCTTCTCTAAGATTAATAGGTTGAAACCAAGAACCCTGTCCTCACACTATCCTTTCCACCCCTACACTCCCACTCTCCTAAGCCACACCCATTCCTTATCACCTACCTGGTTCCTTTCCTCTGAGTTTTTCCAAGTTGGCCATTCAGAAGTGTGTGCTGAAGCCAGATGCAGATGCACCTGGAGTTTGTTAGGGGAACAGGGTACTTTCTGAACCTTCTTGCTGAGGTCCTGCATTTTCTGCTTGCAGGGACATTCTGAGCAAATGTGGCCAGCAATGGACCACAGGCATGTCCAACCCCATTCCCAGCTCTGTCTGCAACCCTTGAGCACTTTCTTCAACATTTGACGTTTGGGTTTTAAAACTCTCTAATCGCATTTCTCTCCAATCAGCCATGTATAACTTCTTGCTAATCACAAGCTTGTATCCATGAGCTTCCTTCCTTCTAGAATCACTGCAAAGCTCCTCACTTCTGCGGAGGTCCTGCCAGAAGGACAGACGTACAGTTGATTTTTTCAATCAACTGAATATGGAGAGATGCGCTCATCCAATCCTCCCCTTTGTCACCACCTCCATCTGCCccgagtttattccatttcagAGTTTTCTTGTGCTGCCCCTTCAGATGACAAAGGGTTAGGCCACACCTCCTCCAGGCTCATGcaatctccattttaaaaagccTTTGTGCCAAACTGTGTTTTGAGGCTCTGGAAAGCCTCAGGAGATGCCTTCATTAGTCCACATTCCCTCTTTGCCCTTTGTCCTGGTTACTATTGCTGTGTAAGGAGTTACTCCAAAATGTCAAGGTTCCAAACAGCcattttattttgtggttttgtGAGTCAGGAATTCAGAAGCAGCTTGGCCATGTAGCTCTAGCTTGGGGTCTCTCATGTGGTTGCATTCAGAGGTTGGCCAGGGTTGCAGCCATCTGAAGGCCCAACTGGGCTGAATGTCCAATATGGCGCACTCCCATGGCTGACAATTTGCTCTGGCTGTTAGCTGGGATGTCAGCTGGACCATGGACTGGAACACCTCTCTATAGGTTAGGTGCACACACTCTCCAGCATGGCGATCTTAGTGTAGAATCAGGCAGAAGCTGCATGGCCTTTCTGACCTAGCCTCAGATCAGATTTGAGGTAGACCCGGCATCTCTACAGGAgaagtgtcaaagaatttgtggacatattttGACCACCCCCCGCTCACCGCCCCCACCACCCAACCCTATCCTAGATCTCCTCACAGCACTTAGAACATTATTCCTCCAGGACTCCCTTCTCTAACAGGGTTCTGGTTACTCCCAGGCTCATCAGTCCTTTAGGCTGAGGTGAGGAGTATGTCCCTCCCATCCCCTTGGTTTGCTGCTGCGGGAGACCCGGGTTCTGATCTGCTAATGtttgattttaagaaaatgacttcacctctctgggcctctgtttcttcaACTGCAAAGTAGGAATTAGGAACAACCTCATGTCACACACTGTTAGGATGAGAAAAGATCATGTAAATACCACACGTAGTGCACCTAATCGATAGTAGGTGCATAGTAGATTATGGGAGAAATGGCTGTGGGCAAGGCATTTTCCCTCTTGGGGCCTTGCTTTACTTATCTCTGAAATGTGGGTAATAATTCCCCTATTCTGCTTCCCCATACGGACGAGAGAGCTCTTGAATAGGCTGCAGGGAAGGCCAGCCCAGAGGTCAAACCCTGGCCCAGCTGGGCAGAAGGCCCAGCTGGGGTAGATGGGATGTGCATGCGTGCCAGGCAGCAGGTGTGACTCAGGCCGGTGAGGCACTCAGGGAGGGGCTATATCTACCCAACTGAGCCTTATCAGATCCGGGCTCGCCACCACTTGGCCCCATAAAACAAAGAGGCTTTGAGAACCAGGCTGAGGTGTGGGAGGTGGGGCCGAGCCTCAGAAGGCACAACCACCCAGGGGCCAGAGGGCACAGGCTGGGGAGCTGCCACCACCTACCCTGCCAAGGAGGTTTGCCCTGAAGGGGCACCCCTCCAGGTGGGAAGCTGGGTCTATGTTCTCCAGAGAAGGCCTCCATTGCTGGAGCCCAGCCCTCTTTGGGGCACTACCCACTGGGGCATTTCCCTCCCAGCCCTCAACTCCACTCTTGCCATGGGATACAGCATTTCCCTCCCCTACCTCCCATTTTGAAGTCTCCCCTCATCAAACTTCTAGCCCCAACTACACTGGCTCCCAGTCCCTGGGCATGCCCTGAACTTCCCTTCTGTACATCTGCTcctgatgatccacccacctgcccTTGCCCAAGTCACTCATACCCCTGAAGACCCAGGCCAACACCAACCCCAGGAAGTCTCTGAGCATTGCGCATCCTGCCCCCAGTCCTGTCTAATCACTCTGCATTTCCTCTGGCGTCACACTGTACGTAGCTTCTCTCTGAATCTTCATCCCTGGCAGAATCTGCTGAGCCTGGCAGAAGCCCAGGCCCACCAGGACCAGAACTGATGGTTGTAAAAGTTGTACACTGCACAAGGGCTCTAGGCTGAGGGAGCAGGGGGACTGAAATCCAGACACGCTCTGAAAGCCCCAGCATATACTCTGCGCTAGAGTCTCTTCTAAATGGACTTCCTGCTCCTGGCACCAGACCAGGAGAGCTGCCTTTTCTAGTTGAGTATCCCTGAGGGGGCACTTCTTACTAAATATTTCAATGGAGGGCTCCTATTTCCAGTTCCCACACAGGTGGCATAGGTGCTAGCAGCAGGCTCTGCTGCCTAAAGGACGTGTGCATTGGGTTCAGCCCTTTCCAACACAGGACCACTCACTGTCAGAAGCCATTCCACCCTGAGACCTGTGTCTCTTAGGGAAGATGGCTGAGTGCAGGCCTGCAGGGCTTCCAAAGAGCCATGCCAGCAGTGAGTGGGGCTTTCCaaacaaaagagagaaggctGTAAGGCCAGCTTGAGGAAGGGTACTTACGGAGAGGCCCCAGCACAGCCAGATAGGGGAACCAGGGTGCAGTGAGCTTCTATAGAAGGTAACTGGCCCAGGCAGCTCCAGATGCCTCGCAGCCAGGAAGTTCCCCCACTGTGACTCCTGGACCCTGACACTCCAGGTCCTCCCAGGGACCTGTGGACTTAGGCATAGTTCTTGCATTTTGCCTGGACTGGGATAGCAGAGGCTACTCTGAATTTCTTTCCCATGCATTTCCAAGATAGAGcagagaggcaggcagacagaACAGGTGCCTGGAGGGTCCCTTGAACCCCAGTAGACCTTTGGATGACAGGGAGAGAGTATATCTATACAGGAAAGCCCTGGACATCACCCTTACAGGTGCAGCCACTAAAGCCAAAGAAGACCAAGGTTCAAGGTCAAGGATGCTGGTGGTGGGGGAGCTGGATTTCCTACTTAAAACCCCCGAAGTTGACTTGGGCCCTTTTCTCATCCCCCTCGCTCATCCAACCCTGGCTTCCATCCTGGCCATTCTATTGCCTAAGTATCTACAATCCATCACCTTCTTTGTGACCCTAGAGCCACTTCCCTGGTCTAGGACACCAACTCCCCAGTAGTGCTTCCATGATTGTCCTCTCTGGTCTGCCCTCCATACTGTAGCCAGATGAGCTTTTGGAAGCAACCTAGTCATGAGCTTCCCCTGTTTGAGGGCCCCTGGGATTGAGTCCTATTGCGTGCAACACAGGCTCTGTGTCATCTGCCTCCTGCCTACCTCTCCACTTTGGCTTTTGCCAAGCCCACGTGACCCACATAGCTTTACCATTTTGGCCTAATGGTGGTTCCTCTAAGCCCTCAAGCCCCCAAACCTTTTATTTAACTATGTCCTTAGCCTGGATCTCTTCCACATGCCTGCCAGGAAAACTCCTTCTTGCCCCATTTGTAGCATCCTCGTCTTCAGGAAGTCTTCCTAGTCACCAGCCACTCCATGGTGCTTCAGTAGCCACTGTAAGGATGTCAGCCACAGCAGTTAGTGCACCATGTGGATATCCCTGTCTCCCACACTTCTCCCTCCCAACTTAGGAGTTTACTGAGGGCAGGCACTGCCTCTTTTCCCCAACTcaggcacagtgcctgacatggaGTGGCATCCATTAACATTGACTATGAGAttggccggccgcggtggctcacgtctgtaatctcagcactttgggaggctgaggtgggcagatcatttgaggccaggaatttgagaccagcctggccaacatggcaaaatcccatctctactaaaaatacaaaaaattaactgggtttggtatggcacacgcctgtaatcccagctactcgggaggctgaggcaggagaattgcttgaacctaaggcagaggctgcagtgagccgagatcatgccactgcactccatcctgggtgacagaataagaccctgtctcaaaaaataaataaaataaaataaaataagcattgacTATGAGCGAACATCACAGTTCTGGATGCAGCAGCCTTGGGGGCTAAGCTTGGGCCCAAGTGGAGAAGCAGGCATTGGATCCGCACTGCCTGGGTCTGGGTGGTGCAAGTGACCCTCCTCTGGGTCTCAGCACTGTACAGAGGATGGGAGAGATTTGGGCCACCACACTGCAGATGTGAAAGATGATCTCCAGACTGTCTCCTTGTTTCTTCATATCTGGGCCCAGAATTCCAGGAAAAGCTGTAGggtctcactcccaccccaaatttgttcttttgagGGCCTGAATTCGTACAAAGTTCTTTGCTGAATCTTTGCAATCTTTGTCTGAAGAATGAATTTGTTCCCTGAGGAGGCCCATCTAGAACAGAAAGGTCTAAGGACACCAAATGGCTCTGTGTCTGCTGGACCACATATGCCCAACCCCAGCAGGAGAGGCATCCCCCCACTCCTTCCTCCATGAGCTGGAGAGTCATCTACTGCATGCATCCACACTCACCAACAACTTGTCACCGCAATCTGATCTCCCAGGTAGAATGTCTACATGGAGAGAATGTGTGAATGAATGGACAAGAGTATCTTGACCTTGGCCTGTTATTTCTCACTGTGAATGGGTTCATGAACATTTTGGTCCCTGTGAGCCTGGTCAGTAAGAGTCTGCCACAGAGAGATGGGTCCACTCTAGATGTGTTGACAAAGCAGATTTCCAGACCTCAAATGCTGAGTGCGACCTTCCAGAGAGAACCTGAGTTCCCCAGGGGAAAAGCTTGGGGATAAAAACAATGGACCCAAGAGCCAGTCTGGAAGGATTCAAATTCTGCTTCTGTCGCTTGTTGTGTattcttgggcaagtttcttaacctccctgtgcctctgTGTTCTTTTCTGGAAAGtggtaatattaaataaagtacacacaACATAGGGTCATTATGAGCATTAAGTGGGCTACTGAGTGTAAAGATCTAGAATAATGCCTAGCAATTGTTAGTCATCAAAAATGATAGCAGTTATCAGTACAGCCAGTGGGGCCCTATTTCTCCAGATGACACAGACCCCAGAATAATGGTTTTCTCTGGCATTTTCTTCAGTGGATGTGAGGACAGGGTAAACTAAGAGTCTGAACAGTCATCCCCACCACtttcaacacagtcatctgtgtaaaagGGCAGAGCCTGGGCAGTGGCACACTTCAACAACTGGCTCCCCAAGGTGGGGGGAAACCCTAAGTGGTAGTCTCTGCCAGTTTCCAGAGTTCTATGGTCACTGTGCCTATTTCAACTGACTCACAAAACTCCTGAAAATTTTGTACCACTGGACCTAGAATCTCAGCTTATCTGTAGCAAGTATAGAAAAACTTGCCGTGggatggagagatggagggaAAGTAAAGAAGGGGGTCATGCTGTCTTGGCAGTAAACCAGGCCTCCTCTGAACTAAGCAGCAGTTCTTGAGTGTGGCCCATGGACCATCTGCCATGTTTGGGGTGTTTGCAAAACTAAGCTCCTGGGCTTTGCACTGGATCTATTAAAGTGGAAtcctgggccgggcgtggtggctcctgcctgtaatcccagcactttgggaggctgaggtgggtggatcacgaggacaggagattgagaccatcctggctaacacggtgaaaccccgtctccagtaaaactacaaataaaaattagccaggcatggtggcatgtgcctgtagtcccacctactcaggaggctgaggcaagagaatggtgtgaacccaggaggcagagcttgcagtgagccaagattgcactactgcactccagcctggccaatagagtaagactatgtctcaaaaaaaaaaaaaaaaaaaaaagtggaatccTGGAAGTGGGGCCAGGAATCATCTTTAaacaagcttcccaggtgatcctGACATTTGAGAACTGCTAGATTAGGGATCTCTGACCTGTCCGAGAAGTCAGAATAGCCCACAAGACAATGTGAATTTTACAGAATCTTTTCACACTGTGGTCCATTACCAACAGGGAAGAGTCAGAAGCCCAGGCCCTGAGAGCACAAGGGCATGGTTATAGATGAGTAAGGTGACCATGGACTAGTCACCTCTGTTCTCTCTCGGGTCCATCCTTGTTTGGGGTAAACGGTGAGGTCAGTGTGGGAAGGCCCTGCCCTGTGCAGAGCACAGCTCTCTGTAGGGGCTTTGCAGAGCTACTCGGTGGGAATGGACCTGCAGTGAGGGTGGGAGGCCTGGAGTTTTTGTCCTTGGAGGAAGGTGAGCCAGGCCTCTCCGAGGAGGGGAGAAAACCCTGGACACAACCTTCCAGGGCTCCAAACTATCTGTGAGCATCCTGGACTCTGTGGCTCTAacaacttaaataatttttattacaaaaggaagaaaagaccaaAACATCCCCAAAATTCTCCCATGGGCTTCCCCCTCCACTCCAATAAATAAGGTATGGGAGACTGACCGGCGGAGGGGGTGGGGATCATGGTTCAGCAGAAGGGGGAGCTTAGCCGGGGGGGTGGCAAGCACATCCAACCCACCTCCCCCAGTCCCCGGCACTACGGTCACATTGGCCAGAACACAGAACTCTGCCCACAGACAGCAACAGTCTCTGGATGTGTCTTGAGGAGTGTGGCCGGGGAGGAATGTCATACCTCAGAATGGCCGGGATGGCTGCCCCACCCCTGTGGCCTTCCCATTTCTGGACAGCATCGGGTCCAGCCAGCTCCATGCTGGCTCCCAGGGAATTTAGCAGCATCAACTGAGGCGCAAGCCCACCCAAAGGGGCCTAAGACAGATGGAATGGGCCCTCCCCAATGGGGGAGGCAGAGTATGAAAACTCGTAGTGAGAGCAGGCTGAGTTGGGAGTCGCCGTGCCAGCCTCAAGGTCTCCAGGAGAGAGGGGTCAACAACCATCCCCTCGCCAGCTCAGCTTGAAGCTCTATGACTACACCACGACGGGGGTGGGGGACGCTGGTGTTGCCCAGTCAAGTCTCAATGGTGTATCTTCATGGCAGAGGAGATGGCAGGAGCCAGTGCCCCCCAGCTCAGGTCCCTTCCAGGGCCAGCTCCCTCCTGGCTGAGAGGCTTCTGGACCCAGTACAGCAGTTCCAGGAGGGCAGCGGTGGAGTCCTTTCAGCTCCCTGCCCCAGACATGCCCAGTGGGTGGAAGCTGCCCTCTTCTAGCAGGAGACGCCCCAGGCGGTAGAGCAGCTGGGGGTACCAATGCACACCCTCCCCCGGGGTCCAGCTGCCCCATGCCAAGCTGTGAAAGAGTCTCAGGGGCCAGAAGGCCAACTGAGCCAGGTGGTGGTCGGCCACGGCCGCGAAGCAGGATGCCACCACATCCTCCACCACCAGTGTCCCATGCCTTGTGAGCGGGGCGTAGGCCCCAAGGGCCACGTGTGTAGAGACAGCTGCCACGCGGGCAGGCTGCAGGCCTGGCACCCCAGCCACCAGCACGTACTGGCCAGGCTGCACGTGGCTGGCAAATGTGGCCCGGAAGTGGGCTGCCGGCTCCGTGTGATTGTCAGCCGTAAAGAGCAGGTGAGCAGGTGTGAGTGCCAGGCGGCGTGGGGGGTCCTGAGTCTCGATGACCTGGAAGACTCTCAGCCTGTGGGGCTCGCGGTCCAGGAAAATGAGCACATCGCTGAAGGTGGTGCTCCCATCCTCCCCCATGGCCAGCACACGGTCTCCCGGCCTCACGGCTGACAAGGCCACACGCGCCCCACTCTCCAGGCGTACCTGGGCTCCGGCAGGGAAGCAGCCGCCCGTCTTGGCTGCGGCTGAGTGCTCTGTGGGAGAAAGGGACATGAAGGTATTACTGCTgtgcagctcagcctcctggTCACAACGACCCTCccttggccaccccagccagccagAGCTC is part of the Pan paniscus chromosome 13, NHGRI_mPanPan1-v2.0_pri, whole genome shotgun sequence genome and harbors:
- the IHH gene encoding indian hedgehog protein is translated as MSPARLRPQLHFCLLLLLLLVVPAAWGCGPGRVVGSRRRPPRKLVPLAYKQFSPNVPEKTLGASGRYEGKIARSSERFKELTPNYNPDIIFKDEENTGADRLMTQRCKDRLNSLAISVMNQWPGVKLRVTEGWDEDGHHSEESLHYEGRAVDITTSDRDRNKYGLLARLAVEAGFDWVYYESKAHVHCSVKSEHSAAAKTGGCFPAGAQVRLESGARVALSAVRPGDRVLAMGEDGSTTFSDVLIFLDREPHRLRVFQVIETQDPPRRLALTPAHLLFTADNHTEPAAHFRATFASHVQPGQYVLVAGVPGLQPARVAAVSTHVALGAYAPLTRHGTLVVEDVVASCFAAVADHHLAQLAFWPLRLFHSLAWGSWTPGEGVHWYPQLLYRLGRLLLEEGSFHPLGMSGAGS